The DNA segment CGATGATTTATACCAAGCCCCAGGTCGGGTTAATTTGATCGGTGAATATACGGATTACAACGACGGCTTCGTGTTGCCCGCCGCCATTAATTTTCATACGGTTATTGCAGTAAAACGCCGAGAGGACAATAAGTTTCGCGCCGTTGCCGACGCCTTCCCTGGACAAATCAAGGAATGGAGTTTCGGTAAAGACACCGAAATCAATCCCGAAGATGGCTGGGTCAATTATCTCAAGGGCCTGACGGTGGCCATGGCCAATACTGGCCTTATCGCTAAAGGGTTAGACTTAGCGGTCGTGGGCGATGTGCCGCTAGCCGCGGGTCTGTCTTCCTCCGGCGCCTTAGTCGTCGCCTTTGGTACTGCTATCAGCGACAGCAGCCAACTGCATTTATCTCCTATGGCGGTGGCACAACTCGCTCAGCGCGGTGAATATCGCTATGTCTCATCGGCTTGCAGCATTATGGACCATATGGTCTGCGCCATGGGCGAACCGGATCATGCCTTGCTCATCGATTGTCTGGATCTGGATAGCGAACCTATTGCCATCCCTGAAAACCTTAGCCTTATCATTATCGATGCCCATATCGAGAAACAACGCTTAGCGGCGATAAATCAACAACGCCGCGAAGAATGCGCACAGGCCGCCGACTTTTTTGGCCTCGATGCCCTGCGCCACCTCGACCTGCGCCAGCTCGAAAGTGCTAAAGATCAATTGGATGACACCCTGTATCGCCGTGCCAAACACGTTGTCACCGAAAACAAGCGCACCCAGAGTGCCGCTCGGGCGCTAGAGCAAAGTAATCTATCTAAATTCAGTTTGTTAATGGCACTGTCCCATCAATCTCTACGGGATGATTTTGAGGTGACGTTGCCCGAATTTGATACCTTGGTGGATATCGTCAGCCAAGTGATCGGAGAGCGTGGCGGCATTCGTATGACCGACGGTTGTGTTGTCGCCCTAGTGGATCACGAACTCACCGATGCCGTGGTCTCGGCGGTCGAGCATGCATTTTATGAGCAGACCGGAATCGATGCCACTGTGTATCTCTGCTCGGCGAGTGCGGGCGCGGGGCGCATCGACAGCTAGTCCGTCAATCACCCTCTATCCATTCTTCCAGACAAATACCATACGAATTCAACCTTGAATCCTATGGTATTTGTTGTTTTTAAGAGGCAAAATCAAGCGGTTAAATCACATTAGAGGGAAGCTAAATGGTGCGTTTCAGTGTACTAGATCCTTGGACCGATCCCCGCGGCGGTGAAATCGAACGTGTGCGGATAGACAATGGCATCATCGCCTTAGAAGTGCTCAGTTTAGGTGGCATCATTCGCTCACTTTGGACGCCCGATAAACAGGGAGAGCGTGCCAATATCGTGCTTGGCTGCGACAGTGCCGAAGATTATTTAACTCAAAACGCCCACCTTGGCGCTATCGCTGGGCGCTTTGCCAACCGTATTGCGATGGGCAAGCTGCAATATCAAGGGCAAGCGTATCAACTGGATATCAATCAGGCCAGCAACTGCTTGCACGGTGGCCGCGAAGGTTTCAATCGAAAAAACTGGCACTTAGGCCAACTTCCCGACGGTGTGCGTTTATCGTTAGTCAGCCCAGATGGCGACATGGGTTTCCCCGGCAATTGCACTGTCCAGTTAGACTATCGCCTCGCCGCCAATAATCTCTATGTGGAAATCCTCGCCTCGGTGGATAAACCTTGCCCCGTCAGTCTGACGCAGCATTCCTACTTCAACCTAGATGGCCTGCCGAATAATCATCAGCATCGGATGCAAATCGATGCTACGCGCTACCTCACCATGAATGAGGTAGGCGTGCCTACGGGGATTGCCGAAGTCAAAAAAAGTATTTTCGATTTAACTCAGGGCGTTACTCTTGGGGACAAACTCCAAGATCCGGCGCTGGCCAGCACCCAAGGTTATGATCATTGTTATCTGCTGGATAATCCCGATGGCGCGCTACGCCGCTTTGGCTGCCTATCGAGCCCCGTCAGTGGCCGCGCCATGACAGTCTTTACCAATCAACCCGGCGTACAGCTCTACTGCGCTAACTTTTTAGCGGGAACCCTAGGGCGAAACCAACAAAGCTTGGATCAGTATCAAGGCGTGTGTATTGAGCCGCAAAAATTGCCTGACTCACCGAATCAACCCCAATTGGGTGATGACGCTTGGTTAGTACCGGGGAAAATCTACCATCATATCAGCCGCTATCAATTTGATATTGAAGGCTAAAATGAATGCGCTTGGGGATAAGTTTGTCGAATAAAGGAAGGAAAAGCTGGTAAGGAATAAAATGGTTTATTCCTTACCCTAACCCAATTTGCCCTAGGCAAACTCAGTGTTAATCGTCGAAATCATCGCCCCAATCTTCATCAAAATCGGCGCCAATGGCATCGGTTTCAATTTCAGGCTCAACTTCGGCCTTAGCCTTACGAACAGGGCCTGAATCTTTCACATTGTTCAGATCGATACGAGCTTGATGCTTGCCCATAAATTGAGCTCGAGCTGCTTTCCATGCGCCGCTAAACTTAGCTTCAGCCGCTTTTACCGCTGCATCATCTAAGTCATGTAGGTTCACTTTTACGATGTCTTCTACATACTCAACAATAGCATCACGTTCGGTATTGTAGAGGTAGATTCGTCCAGGGGAAGCCTCTGGCAGCTGGTTGTCATGGACGACAATCGCGGTGCCCTTCGATGTTCTCAGCTCACCATACCAAACCTGTTTCTTTGCTGTGTTATACATATATGCCAATACCCTTAAATCAACACATACACTATGAGTTTTTTAGTCTGAATAAGCGAAGCGTCGCTTGCTTTGATCCACGAATCGCGCCGGAAAGTCTCTGACGTTTTCAACTGGGTATTTTTACAGAATATTTCCGATAATCAATGCCTCATACCATGAAATTTTCACTTATTACGCATTAATTTCGGCCAAAGTCTCTAAAAAATTTTGTCATTAACGACTTTAGTCTAAAAAAACATCACAGCAAGTTTTAATTCGGCAGCCCGCCTCCATCAAAGGATTGAGGCGAGTGCGTTTACACAGATGTAGCTAGGCGGGATCACAAGGTTAATACGACTTTGCCTCTATGTTCTCCCGACTGCATCAACGCATGGGCCTTGGCCGCCTCGGCCAATGGAAAAGTGGCACAGATATGCGGCACGATTTGCTGGCTATCGAGCAAAGGCCAAACACGCTCACGTAATTGCTTGGCGATTTCGGCTTTTGCCGCAACGCTCTGCGGTCTTAAGGTTGACCCCGTCCACACAATACGTTTGGCCATCAACTGCAGAATGTTCACCTCTGCCTTGCCGCTACGTTGGGTCGACACTGACACCATACGGCCATCTAGCGCTAATGCTTGAAGATTCAAGTTGATAAAGTCGCCACCAGCAATATCGAACACCACGTTGACGCCCTTACCTTGGGTAAAGGCCATGACTTCTTCCACGAAGTTCTGGGTGTTGTAGTTCACTACCAAATGGGCGCCTAATCCGGCGCAATAGTCGCGCTTGGCATCTTGTCCCGTGGTCGCAATCACGGTCGCACCAAGATGTTTGGCAAGGGAAATCGCCGTGCTGCCGATGCCACCCGAACCACCGTGGATCAACACGGTTTCACCCGCCTTGAGTCCCGCGCGCATAAAGAGATTGCCCCACACAGTGAAAAAGGTTTCGGGCAACGCCGCCGCTTGCACCTCAGAAAAGCCCTGTGGGATAGGTAAACAATGCTCGGCATAGGTTAAGCTGTACTCGCCATAGCCGCCGCCGGGCACTAAGGCGCAAACCTTATCCCCCAACTGCCATTGGGTTACACCCTCGCCTAAGGCGCAGATCTCCCCCGCGACTTCTAGTCCAATAATCGGCGATGCCCCAGGTGGTGGCGGATACACTCCCATCCTTTGTTTGATATCGGGTCCATTCACCCCGGCGGCGCGGTTACGAATTAAGACTTGGCCAGCACTCGGTACAGGCAATGGCGAGCGTGT comes from the Shewanella mangrovisoli genome and includes:
- a CDS encoding aldose epimerase family protein; amino-acid sequence: MVRFSVLDPWTDPRGGEIERVRIDNGIIALEVLSLGGIIRSLWTPDKQGERANIVLGCDSAEDYLTQNAHLGAIAGRFANRIAMGKLQYQGQAYQLDINQASNCLHGGREGFNRKNWHLGQLPDGVRLSLVSPDGDMGFPGNCTVQLDYRLAANNLYVEILASVDKPCPVSLTQHSYFNLDGLPNNHQHRMQIDATRYLTMNEVGVPTGIAEVKKSIFDLTQGVTLGDKLQDPALASTQGYDHCYLLDNPDGALRRFGCLSSPVSGRAMTVFTNQPGVQLYCANFLAGTLGRNQQSLDQYQGVCIEPQKLPDSPNQPQLGDDAWLVPGKIYHHISRYQFDIEG
- a CDS encoding NAD(P)H-quinone oxidoreductase translates to MSELPHDYTHIYLEQPGEPDVMQLTRSPLPVPSAGQVLIRNRAAGVNGPDIKQRMGVYPPPPGASPIIGLEVAGEICALGEGVTQWQLGDKVCALVPGGGYGEYSLTYAEHCLPIPQGFSEVQAAALPETFFTVWGNLFMRAGLKAGETVLIHGGSGGIGSTAISLAKHLGATVIATTGQDAKRDYCAGLGAHLVVNYNTQNFVEEVMAFTQGKGVNVVFDIAGGDFINLNLQALALDGRMVSVSTQRSGKAEVNILQLMAKRIVWTGSTLRPQSVAAKAEIAKQLRERVWPLLDSQQIVPHICATFPLAEAAKAHALMQSGEHRGKVVLTL
- the galK gene encoding galactokinase codes for the protein MSNPAQRATKLFVQTFGTKADDLYQAPGRVNLIGEYTDYNDGFVLPAAINFHTVIAVKRREDNKFRAVADAFPGQIKEWSFGKDTEINPEDGWVNYLKGLTVAMANTGLIAKGLDLAVVGDVPLAAGLSSSGALVVAFGTAISDSSQLHLSPMAVAQLAQRGEYRYVSSACSIMDHMVCAMGEPDHALLIDCLDLDSEPIAIPENLSLIIIDAHIEKQRLAAINQQRREECAQAADFFGLDALRHLDLRQLESAKDQLDDTLYRRAKHVVTENKRTQSAARALEQSNLSKFSLLMALSHQSLRDDFEVTLPEFDTLVDIVSQVIGERGGIRMTDGCVVALVDHELTDAVVSAVEHAFYEQTGIDATVYLCSASAGAGRIDS